From the genome of Amycolatopsis granulosa:
GGATGGCGGCACGAGCAGCACCCGGCGGGCGGACTGCGGGTCGCGGTGGTGCGGTTCCCGCGGGCCTCGAACGCGACCGACGTGGACGCCCTGGCCGCCGAACCGGGTGTCACCGTCACGCTGACCGCCGATCCGGACACGGTGCGCAGCGCGGACCTGGTGGTGCTGCCCGGAACCCGGGCCACCGTGGATGACCTGCGCTGGTTGCGCGACCGCGGGATCGACCAGGCACTGGCCGCGCGCGCCGCGGCCGGGCGTCCGCTGCTGGGCATCTGCGGTGGTCACCAGATGCTGGCGCGGACCATTGTGGACGATGTGGAGTCCGGCGCCGGCACCGTGGCCGGGCTCGGTCTGCTGCCCACCACGGTGACGTTCCGGGAGGAGAAGGTGCTCCGGCGGCCGGCCGCGCGGTGGCGCGGGCACGAGGTCGCGGCCTACGAGATCCACCACGGCAGCGCGTCCCTGGAGGCGGAGGACGGCGTCGAACCGTTCCTCGACGGCTGGCGCCGCGGCGCGGTGTGGGGCACCACCTGGCACGGCACGCTCGACAACGACGGCTTCCGTCGGGCGTGGCTGTCGGAGGTGGCGGCGCAGGCCGGTGTGCCGTGGTCACCGGCACCGGGTGCGCCCGGGTTCGCGGCCCTGCGGGAGGCCATGCTGGACCGGCTCGCCGACGCCGTCGAGGAGTGCCTGGACACCGGCGCGCTGCTGCGGCTGATCGAGCAGGGCGCGCCGCCGGGGCTGCCGACCGTGCCCTGAGCCGGGTCACGCCACCGTCACCCGCACGCCCTCCAGCTCGAAGGCCGACACCAGGTCCGGTTCGGCACCCGAGTCGGTGATCAGCAGGTCGATGTCGAGGGTCGAGCAGATGCGCGCGAACGCGTAGCCACCGAGCTTCGAGCTGGCGGCCACCACCACGACCCGCTTGGCGCGGTGCGCGAGCAGCTTGTCGATCGCCGCCTCGGCCTCGTGGTGGGAGTAGGCGCCGCGCAGCGGGTCGACCGCGTCGACCCCGAGGAACGTCAGGTCGAGGCTGACCTCTTCGAGCACCATCCCGGCCAGGTGCCCGGTCAGCTCGAACGACTGCGGCCGCGCGACCCCGCCCGTGCTGACCAGCCGGATGCTCTGCCGCACGGCCAGTTCGTGCGCGATGTTCACCGCGTTCGTCACCACGGTCAGCACCGGGGAGCTGCCGCGGTCGTTGAATTCCGGCCGGGCCGCGATGGCGCGGCTCACCTCGGTGGTGGTGGTTCCGCCGTTGAAGCCGATCACCATCCCGCGGTTCACCAGCCGGGCCGCGGCTTCGGCGATCCGCCGGTTCTCCCCGGTGTGCCGCGCGCCGCGGTGGCGGCCGGGCAGGTCGTAGGCGACATTTCCGGCGACCGCGCCACCACGTGTCCTGGTGAGCAATTGGCGGCTCGCCAAATGGTCGAGATCCCGGCGCACCGTGGCGGGGGAGACGTTCAGCTTCTCCGCCGCCTGCTCGACCTCGATCCGGCCCTGCTGACCGATGATCTCCAGCAGGGTGTCGAGCCGCTCATGCCGGTCCACGCATCAGTAATACTCGCTCGCGCGCGGCTTGTGAACATTGATCAGCGCCCGGCTCGGTCGGTTGAAATCCCCGCGCCGGTCGGAAAAACACCCACAGCCCGCCGGGCGAACCCGGCCGCCGGCAAAAACCCCAGCCCAGTCGGCGAACACGCCACCCCAGCCGGCGAACACGGCGCACCGGCGTGTTTGCCGCTCCGGGCGGTGTGTTTGCGGGGGCGGGTCGGTGAGTGGCGTGTCCGAGGGGGTGCGCTCAGCCTCGCGGCGGTCGTGCTGCTCCGCGGGAGCGTCCGGGGCTGGGGACGGGGCGGGCCGGCGCGACCGCGTTGTCGCGGCGGCCCGCCCCGGGGTCCTAGGCGATCGGCCGGTCCGTCGGCGCGATCGGGGCCGGCAGGACGTCCCGGCCCGTCAGGTAGGCGTCCACCCCGGCGGCCGCGGACCGGCCCTCGGCGATCGCCCACACGATCAGCGACTGCCCGCGGCCCATGTCGCCGGCCACGAACACGTTGTCGACGCTGGTGCGGAAGTTCTCGTCCCGGGCCACGTTGCCGCGGGCGTCCAGCTCCACGCCGAGCTGCTCCAGCAGGCCCTCGCGCTGCGGGCCGACGAAGCCCATCGCCAGCAGCACCAGCTGCGCGGGCAGCTCCCGCTCGGTGCCCTCGACCTCGACGAACTTCCCGTCCTCGCTGCGCACCTCGACCAGCCGCAGCGCCCGCAGGTTGCCCTCGTCGTCGGCGAGGAACTCCTTCGTACTCACCGAGTACAGGCGCTCGCCGCCCTCCTCGTGCGCCGAGGACACCCGGTAGATCATCGGGTAGGTCGGCCACGGGTGGGCCTCGGACCGCGACTCGGGCGGGCGGGGCATGATCTCCAGCTGGGTGACCGACAGCGCGCCCTGCCGGTGCGCGGTCCCGACGCAGTCCGCACCGGTGTCACCGCCGCCGATGACCACGACGTGCTTGCCCTCGGCGGAGATGGGCGCCGACTCCAGCGCGCCGGCGGCGACCCGGTTCGCCAGCGGCAGGTACTCCATCGCCTGGTACACCCCGGGCGTCTCGCGGCCCGGTGCCGGCAGGTCCCGCCACGCGGTCGCACCCCCGGCGAGCACGACGGCGTCGTAGGACGACCGCAGCT
Proteins encoded in this window:
- a CDS encoding cobyric acid synthase: MRGLLVAGTTSDAGKSLVTAGICRWLARRGLRVAPFKAQNMSNNSMVCADGAEIGRAQWLQAVAAGAEPEAAMNPVLLKPGSDRRSHVIALGKPFGTLEAGEFATGRGELARIAFAAFEDLRGRFDVVVCEGAGSPAEINLRQGDYVNLGLARRFGLPVVVVGDIDRGGVLAAMYGTVALLGAQDQALLAGWVVNKFRGDETLLRPGLDRIAELTHRPVLGVLPWLDGVWIDSEDALAAAGWRHEQHPAGGLRVAVVRFPRASNATDVDALAAEPGVTVTLTADPDTVRSADLVVLPGTRATVDDLRWLRDRGIDQALAARAAAGRPLLGICGGHQMLARTIVDDVESGAGTVAGLGLLPTTVTFREEKVLRRPAARWRGHEVAAYEIHHGSASLEAEDGVEPFLDGWRRGAVWGTTWHGTLDNDGFRRAWLSEVAAQAGVPWSPAPGAPGFAALREAMLDRLADAVEECLDTGALLRLIEQGAPPGLPTVP
- a CDS encoding DeoR family transcriptional regulator, with protein sequence MDRHERLDTLLEIIGQQGRIEVEQAAEKLNVSPATVRRDLDHLASRQLLTRTRGGAVAGNVAYDLPGRHRGARHTGENRRIAEAAARLVNRGMVIGFNGGTTTTEVSRAIAARPEFNDRGSSPVLTVVTNAVNIAHELAVRQSIRLVSTGGVARPQSFELTGHLAGMVLEEVSLDLTFLGVDAVDPLRGAYSHHEAEAAIDKLLAHRAKRVVVVAASSKLGGYAFARICSTLDIDLLITDSGAEPDLVSAFELEGVRVTVA
- a CDS encoding glutamate synthase subunit beta, with protein sequence MADPKGFLTTPRETPKTRPVPLRLLDWREVYEDFASNKLEKQAGRCMDCGIPFCHQGCPLGNLIPEWNTLVWSDDWRDAIERLHATNNFPEFTGTLCPAPCETACVLGINNDPVTIKRVEISIVDRAWEEGWITPQPPVTRTGKKVAVVGSGPSGLAAAQQLTRAGHEVVVFERADAIGGLLRYGIPEFKMEKRRLDRRLDQMRAEGTEFRTGVDVGVDITAEELRSSYDAVVLAGGATAWRDLPAPGRETPGVYQAMEYLPLANRVAAGALESAPISAEGKHVVVIGGGDTGADCVGTAHRQGALSVTQLEIMPRPPESRSEAHPWPTYPMIYRVSSAHEEGGERLYSVSTKEFLADDEGNLRALRLVEVRSEDGKFVEVEGTERELPAQLVLLAMGFVGPQREGLLEQLGVELDARGNVARDENFRTSVDNVFVAGDMGRGQSLIVWAIAEGRSAAAGVDAYLTGRDVLPAPIAPTDRPIA